The Methanolacinia petrolearia DSM 11571 genome has a segment encoding these proteins:
- a CDS encoding GHMP family kinase ATP-binding protein encodes MERDREAVAFCPGHISGWFKPVFIAAEGLPGSVGGGIVIDRGVGSTAVPSDEIKVTCLYTGSDGSVLKTVEGSSPVEHALKTAGITGEIVTRSDLPPESGFGLSGAAIVSSLAAASRVTGTRLSKEQIFRIAYETEVSLRTGLGDVPAIAGGGYVCRRSPGLKGEIIRRYDMEQPIFVLNFGPLPTAGVLGEENAVKRIEDAYSGSCPGSPEEFFRTAGEFSERSGFVTPEVCDVLSACASGKIPAFMTMLGNGVAAYGSRAFAVFRDFGTPEEMHMSKTGFTGDGGDKK; translated from the coding sequence ATGGAAAGAGATCGGGAAGCTGTAGCCTTTTGCCCGGGACATATATCGGGATGGTTTAAGCCCGTATTCATAGCTGCCGAAGGCCTGCCGGGGAGTGTCGGCGGCGGGATCGTGATCGACAGGGGAGTGGGATCGACAGCCGTTCCATCGGACGAGATCAAGGTCACCTGCCTGTATACCGGCAGCGACGGATCTGTCCTGAAGACTGTCGAAGGCTCCTCGCCCGTGGAACATGCGCTTAAAACCGCAGGAATAACCGGGGAGATCGTTACGAGAAGCGATCTTCCCCCCGAGTCAGGCTTCGGCCTCAGCGGCGCCGCGATCGTATCCTCGCTTGCGGCGGCGTCACGGGTCACCGGGACCCGCCTGTCGAAAGAGCAGATATTCAGAATCGCATACGAGACTGAAGTATCCCTCAGGACCGGCCTCGGGGACGTCCCCGCGATCGCTGGCGGAGGCTATGTATGCCGGAGAAGCCCCGGCCTGAAAGGAGAGATCATCAGGCGCTACGATATGGAGCAGCCGATATTCGTCCTGAACTTCGGGCCGCTCCCCACAGCAGGCGTTCTCGGGGAGGAGAATGCCGTAAAGAGGATCGAAGATGCCTATTCGGGAAGTTGCCCGGGGAGCCCTGAGGAGTTCTTCCGGACGGCAGGCGAGTTCTCCGAAAGATCCGGATTCGTCACCCCTGAAGTATGTGATGTCCTTTCCGCCTGTGCTTCAGGGAAGATCCCGGCATTCATGACAATGCTCGGAAACGGGGTCGCTGCTTACGGGAGTAGGGCGTTCGCCGTCTTCCGGGATTTCGGAACGCCTGAAGAGATGCACATGTCGAAGACCGGATTCACCGGAGATGGAGGAGATAAAAAATGA
- a CDS encoding class I SAM-dependent methyltransferase translates to MSKVSVHYDKVADDYDNHYDASNGRDYYSHICDGVISALPKDGKLLDIGCGTGLFMQRYLKTGREAIGIDISQGMIRRAKTRKVSDVALGTAEVLPFRNESFDAVSSLLAFSYFQHPESMLEESFRVLKPGGSLSICTLGRNIFTSMVPAAYRIGEKLNVKRVGMAYFSEHYYKEEEIKKLLEDVGFVDTNVFRRSFAHVDLRPSVYYLSKKMEPFIESRMPYLAFNLCASGRKPEKKE, encoded by the coding sequence TTGAGTAAGGTCTCGGTCCACTACGACAAGGTTGCCGACGATTATGACAACCATTACGATGCCAGCAACGGCCGCGACTACTACAGCCACATATGCGACGGAGTAATATCCGCACTCCCTAAGGATGGAAAGCTCCTTGATATCGGCTGCGGCACCGGCCTGTTCATGCAGCGGTACCTTAAGACCGGGAGGGAAGCGATAGGGATCGACATCAGCCAGGGGATGATCAGGAGGGCAAAGACCAGGAAGGTCTCCGACGTCGCTCTGGGAACCGCGGAGGTGCTTCCTTTCAGGAATGAGTCCTTCGATGCGGTATCGTCGCTTCTTGCATTCTCCTATTTCCAGCACCCGGAGTCGATGCTTGAGGAGTCGTTCAGGGTACTGAAACCGGGCGGTTCGTTGTCTATCTGCACCCTCGGGAGGAATATCTTTACGTCGATGGTCCCGGCGGCATACAGGATAGGGGAAAAGCTGAACGTGAAACGGGTCGGAATGGCGTATTTCAGCGAACATTATTACAAGGAGGAAGAGATCAAAAAACTTCTTGAAGATGTAGGATTTGTCGATACGAATGTCTTCAGGCGCTCTTTCGCCCATGTCGACCTGAGGCCGTCCGTCTATTACCTGTCAAAAAAGATGGAGCCGTTTATCGAGAGCAGGATGCCCTATCTTGCATTCAACCTGTGTGCTTCCGGGAGAAAACCGGAAAAGAAAGAATAA
- a CDS encoding AIR synthase-related protein, whose protein sequence is MDVEQFARDGIASGAARDSVTDKLADRIVEIKKCDPGFAHDFAAAVVLEVENSLKMKGDLAGFEPSGVSMGEFGVGSRGAGDFFAHRQFPRIIGSGQAAVGVDEMDDAGVVSAGGQYIIATVDGMHSRLSDYPFLAGFHVTRATLRDVYVMGAKPVALISDIHVADDGDVAKIFEYTAGISVVSEMMDIPLVSGSTLRIGGDMVIGERLTGCVGAVGVAEHLTARKSTVPGDIILMSEGAGGGTIATAGIYSGYPEVVDKTINLSFLKACEALLKSDVLNEIHSMTDVTNGGLRGDVYEMAETADVRIVIEEENLRSLIDPDVLKMLDDLEIDYLGVSLDALLVVAPPSAAEEIVRIVGEAGVRMKKIGYVESGPADSKLLSSGEMIDFLPRFRESAYTPVKKVVDKTPGDFEEMKKKVAGAADRAIEKKMRVIELLKKDKNQ, encoded by the coding sequence ATGGATGTTGAGCAGTTCGCACGCGACGGAATTGCATCGGGTGCGGCGAGAGATTCGGTCACAGATAAGCTTGCGGACCGGATCGTCGAGATAAAAAAATGCGATCCCGGGTTTGCGCATGATTTTGCCGCAGCAGTCGTTCTTGAGGTGGAAAATTCCCTGAAGATGAAAGGCGACCTGGCAGGTTTCGAGCCGTCCGGGGTTTCAATGGGCGAATTCGGCGTCGGCTCGAGGGGTGCGGGGGACTTCTTCGCTCACAGGCAGTTCCCCCGGATTATCGGCTCCGGCCAGGCGGCAGTTGGTGTCGACGAGATGGACGATGCAGGGGTTGTCAGTGCAGGCGGGCAATATATAATCGCTACCGTCGACGGGATGCATTCCCGCCTCTCCGACTATCCTTTCCTCGCGGGATTCCACGTGACCCGTGCGACGCTCCGGGATGTCTATGTCATGGGGGCGAAACCGGTCGCACTAATCTCTGATATCCATGTTGCAGACGACGGGGACGTTGCAAAGATCTTCGAGTATACGGCAGGCATATCAGTCGTAAGCGAGATGATGGATATCCCTCTCGTAAGCGGATCGACACTCCGTATCGGCGGGGATATGGTCATAGGGGAGCGCCTCACCGGCTGTGTCGGTGCAGTGGGCGTAGCCGAACACCTGACCGCACGAAAATCGACAGTTCCCGGCGATATAATCCTGATGAGCGAAGGTGCGGGCGGAGGAACCATCGCGACCGCAGGCATATATTCCGGGTATCCTGAAGTGGTAGATAAAACGATCAACCTCTCGTTCCTCAAGGCATGCGAGGCCCTCTTAAAGAGCGATGTGCTCAACGAGATCCACTCAATGACCGATGTCACAAACGGAGGCCTTCGGGGAGATGTCTACGAGATGGCCGAGACCGCCGATGTCAGGATCGTAATCGAAGAGGAGAATCTCAGGTCGCTGATCGATCCCGACGTCCTTAAGATGCTCGACGATCTTGAGATCGATTATCTCGGCGTATCCCTGGATGCACTCCTCGTCGTCGCACCGCCGTCCGCAGCCGAAGAGATCGTAAGAATAGTCGGTGAGGCAGGAGTGAGAATGAAGAAGATCGGGTACGTCGAGTCCGGCCCGGCTGATTCCAAGCTCTTGTCTTCCGGAGAGATGATTGATTTCCTGCCGCGTTTCAGGGAATCTGCCTATACTCCCGTCAAGAAGGTCGTCGACAAAACGCCAGGCGACTTCGAAGAGATGAAGAAGAAGGTGGCCGGAGCCGCCGACAGGGCGATAGAGAAGAAGATGCGTGTAATCGAACTTCTGAAAAAAGATAAAAATCAGTGA
- a CDS encoding 4-phosphopantoate--beta-alanine ligase, whose product MIPEDHPRYRSLVMRERIADAALKGIVAMEGVGSHGRGEAFDYLIGEKTTESALLAEKTAAALFLNAKKPVISVNGNTAALAAKEIADLQKATGAAVEVNLFHRTEERVEKITSLLEDEGVTVLKGEFERLLPLSHDRALCLREGIYSCDVILVPLEDGDRCSALVDMGKTVITIDLNPLSRTAKTATLTIVDEITRAIPNITEACGRLDSDEIKKLIRSIDNKYFLNSAVNEIMGNLTNAMD is encoded by the coding sequence ATGATACCTGAAGATCACCCGAGATACCGTTCGCTTGTAATGAGAGAGAGGATCGCCGATGCTGCCCTGAAAGGGATCGTGGCAATGGAGGGCGTCGGCTCCCATGGAAGAGGAGAGGCATTCGATTACCTCATCGGGGAGAAGACGACGGAAAGTGCGCTTCTCGCGGAAAAAACCGCGGCAGCCCTATTCCTCAATGCAAAGAAGCCGGTAATATCCGTAAACGGAAATACGGCGGCACTTGCGGCAAAGGAGATCGCCGATCTCCAGAAGGCGACCGGGGCGGCAGTCGAGGTGAACCTCTTCCACCGGACGGAAGAGAGGGTCGAAAAGATAACCTCACTCCTCGAGGATGAAGGAGTTACTGTTCTTAAGGGAGAATTCGAGAGACTGCTCCCGCTCTCCCACGACAGGGCGCTATGCCTTAGGGAGGGGATCTACAGCTGCGATGTAATCCTCGTCCCGCTCGAAGACGGCGACCGCTGCTCCGCCCTTGTGGACATGGGAAAGACCGTTATTACAATAGACTTAAACCCGCTCTCACGAACCGCGAAGACCGCGACACTCACCATAGTTGATGAGATCACGCGTGCCATTCCGAATATCACCGAAGCCTGCGGCCGGCTGGACAGCGATGAGATTAAGAAGCTAATAAGGAGTATTGACAACAAATATTTCCTCAACTCAGCAGTGAATGAGATAATGGGGAACCTCACCAATGCTATGGATTGA
- a CDS encoding AAA family ATPase, with translation MLWIEKYRPTKFSEIKGQDEVRGHLEGFVASSKLPHLLLFGPHGTGKSCALECLARGIYGEYSADNLTIIESGALFRHGKSWLENMDKFSHLYKKDESVLSNFKRIVRWYASMKPFNAEFKIIAFEEAHLLPFDAQAALRRIMEKYSATCRFVLMTQQQTSVIPAIASRCLPLFFRPLDNEEIISVLKEIPYDAGAGFAISEEDLEFIAGSAKGDCRKAVTYLQLFVMKGGSLDLADISGSETEMIARSLFSAMKDRNFQKAKESAEMLMIEYGLSGSEVISEISKVANLEYNDKRIAIALADADSRLCHAGNEFVQVNAALAEIIAEVSFE, from the coding sequence ATGCTATGGATTGAAAAATACAGGCCGACGAAATTTTCAGAAATAAAAGGGCAGGACGAGGTTAGAGGCCATCTCGAAGGTTTTGTAGCCAGCTCGAAACTGCCTCATCTTCTGCTCTTCGGCCCGCACGGGACAGGGAAAAGCTGTGCACTGGAGTGCCTTGCGAGGGGGATCTACGGGGAGTATTCTGCAGATAATTTAACGATAATCGAATCGGGAGCACTGTTCCGCCACGGAAAATCATGGCTTGAGAATATGGACAAGTTCTCCCACCTGTATAAAAAAGATGAGAGCGTTCTCTCGAACTTCAAGCGTATAGTCCGCTGGTACGCCTCCATGAAGCCGTTCAACGCGGAGTTCAAGATAATCGCATTTGAAGAGGCCCACCTCCTTCCCTTCGACGCACAGGCGGCCCTGCGAAGAATCATGGAGAAATACAGTGCCACCTGCCGGTTTGTTCTGATGACGCAACAGCAGACCTCGGTCATCCCGGCAATCGCATCGAGATGTCTTCCGCTGTTTTTCAGGCCCCTCGATAACGAAGAAATAATCTCGGTTTTAAAGGAGATACCGTATGATGCGGGCGCCGGGTTCGCTATATCCGAGGAGGATCTCGAGTTCATAGCAGGCTCTGCAAAAGGGGACTGCAGAAAAGCCGTCACGTACCTCCAGCTGTTCGTAATGAAGGGAGGAAGCCTGGATCTTGCGGATATCTCTGGTTCGGAGACCGAAATGATCGCCAGGTCGCTCTTTTCGGCAATGAAAGACCGCAACTTCCAGAAGGCAAAGGAATCAGCGGAGATGCTGATGATAGAGTACGGGCTCTCGGGCAGTGAGGTCATATCCGAGATCTCGAAGGTCGCAAACCTCGAGTATAACGATAAGAGGATCGCAATCGCACTTGCGGATGCGGACAGCAGGCTCTGCCATGCGGGCAATGAATTTGTCCAGGTGAACGCGGCACTTGCAGAGATAATTGCGGAGGTGTCCTTTGAGTAA